In Pseudomonas fluorescens, a genomic segment contains:
- a CDS encoding IS256 family transposase, giving the protein MPTKKKPALRELPKIPKELLEQFTDGPMTAEAIEDASAAFKKALIERALSAELGHHLGYPPGAQRPEDETNQRNGKSGKTVLTGDGPLRLDIPRDRDGSFSPILIPKHERRYTGFDDKIIAMYARGMTVREIRAFLSEQYGTDVSPDFISSVTDEVMAEIGAWQQRPLEPMYPVIFFDALRVKIREEGLVRNKAIYLALGVLPDGTRDILGIWVENTEGAKFWMKVFNDLKTRGVEDVLIAVTDGLKGMPEALNAVFPDTTLQTCIVHLIRNSLDYAAWDKRRELAKALKPIYQAVTAEAAEQALDAFESGPWGKQYPTVVAAWRRAWDRVIPFFVFPPAIRKVIYTTNAIESINAQLRKIIKTRGHFPTDDAATKLIWLGLRNITANWGSAAHDWKSAMNQFAILYGDRFIRPTW; this is encoded by the coding sequence ATGCCAACCAAAAAGAAACCCGCGTTGCGAGAGCTGCCGAAAATCCCGAAAGAGCTGCTCGAGCAATTCACCGATGGACCGATGACCGCTGAAGCTATCGAGGACGCGTCTGCGGCGTTCAAGAAGGCTTTGATCGAGCGAGCGCTGAGTGCAGAGCTAGGTCACCACTTGGGCTATCCGCCGGGCGCGCAGCGCCCAGAGGATGAAACCAACCAGCGCAATGGCAAAAGCGGCAAGACGGTTCTAACCGGCGACGGTCCGCTCCGACTGGATATTCCCCGCGACCGGGACGGCAGTTTTTCGCCCATTTTGATCCCCAAGCACGAACGCCGCTACACCGGTTTCGACGACAAGATCATCGCCATGTATGCCCGTGGAATGACGGTCAGAGAGATCCGAGCGTTTCTTTCCGAGCAGTACGGTACTGACGTTTCTCCCGACTTCATCAGCTCTGTAACCGACGAGGTCATGGCAGAGATCGGTGCATGGCAACAGCGGCCTTTGGAGCCGATGTATCCGGTTATTTTCTTCGATGCTCTACGGGTCAAAATTCGCGAAGAGGGGCTGGTTCGCAACAAGGCGATTTACTTGGCCCTGGGCGTTTTGCCTGACGGAACACGCGATATTCTCGGCATCTGGGTAGAAAATACCGAGGGCGCCAAGTTCTGGATGAAAGTTTTCAACGACCTCAAGACACGCGGCGTCGAAGACGTGTTGATTGCTGTGACCGATGGACTGAAAGGCATGCCAGAGGCTCTCAACGCCGTATTTCCAGACACGACACTGCAAACATGCATTGTTCATCTGATCCGCAACAGTCTTGATTACGCGGCCTGGGACAAGCGTCGCGAACTGGCCAAGGCGCTCAAACCGATCTATCAGGCGGTGACCGCCGAAGCGGCCGAGCAGGCGCTGGATGCGTTTGAAAGCGGGCCATGGGGCAAGCAGTATCCGACGGTAGTGGCTGCCTGGCGCCGCGCTTGGGATCGTGTGATCCCATTTTTCGTGTTCCCGCCGGCGATTCGAAAAGTGATCTACACGACCAACGCCATTGAGAGCATCAACGCTCAGTTGCGCAAGATCATCAAGACCCGAGGTCACTTCCCGACCGACGATGCGGCGACAAAACTGATCTGGCTTGGACTGCGCAATATCACCGCAAACTGGGGCTCCGCGGCCCATGACTGGAAAAGTGCGATGAATCAATTTGCGATTCTGTACGGAGATCGATTTATCAGGCCAACCTGGTAA
- the pdxH gene encoding pyridoxamine 5'-phosphate oxidase, producing MPLSLAQLRRNYTLYGLRDDLAQDDPLVLFGQWLDQARKTEVPPVEANSMALATVDSQGHAHCRILLLKGFSAEGFFFFGHYQSAKGEELASNPHAAMTFFWPGLERQVRIEGPVVRADAQLSDDYFDARPAASQLGAWASPQSQPLSHRSELESRLRDVTERFAGQQPPRPEHWGGYRLQPQRIEFWQGRPDRLHDRLDYRLHAGTWQRTRLAP from the coding sequence ATGCCTTTGTCTCTTGCGCAATTGCGCCGCAACTACACCCTTTATGGCTTGCGTGATGACTTGGCGCAGGACGATCCCTTGGTGCTGTTTGGCCAGTGGTTGGATCAGGCGCGTAAAACCGAAGTGCCTCCGGTCGAGGCCAATAGTATGGCGTTGGCCACCGTGGACAGTCAGGGCCATGCCCATTGCCGCATTCTGTTGCTCAAGGGTTTCAGCGCTGAGGGTTTTTTCTTTTTCGGCCATTACCAGAGTGCCAAGGGTGAGGAGTTGGCGAGTAATCCCCATGCGGCCATGACGTTTTTCTGGCCGGGGCTGGAGCGGCAGGTGCGTATCGAAGGCCCGGTGGTGCGGGCGGATGCGCAGCTGTCGGACGATTATTTTGACGCGCGTCCGGCCGCCAGTCAGTTGGGGGCCTGGGCTTCGCCGCAAAGCCAGCCCCTTAGCCATCGCAGCGAGCTGGAAAGCCGCTTGCGTGACGTCACCGAGCGTTTCGCCGGGCAGCAACCGCCGCGCCCTGAGCATTGGGGCGGCTACCGCCTGCAACCGCAGCGCATCGAGTTCTGGCAAGGCCGCCCTGACCGCCTGCACGACCGCCTCGATTACCGCTTGCACGCCGGGACGTGGCAGCGCACGCGCCTGGCCCCCTGA
- the moaB gene encoding molybdenum cofactor biosynthesis protein B: MAHLKQRHFIPLNIAVLTISDTRTLDTDTSGQTLVDRLQGAGHVLVDRGLVIDDIYQIRAQVSLWIADPDVQVVLMTGGTGFTARDNTPQAVLPLLDKHVEGFGELFRQVSLVEIGTSTLQSRALAGISNGVLVCCMPGSPGACRTAWDQILAGQLDSRTGPCNFVPHLKPQPEQILQACESRS, encoded by the coding sequence ATGGCCCATTTGAAACAACGTCATTTCATCCCCCTGAACATCGCCGTGCTGACCATCAGCGACACCCGCACCCTCGACACCGACACCTCCGGGCAGACCCTGGTGGACCGCCTGCAAGGTGCCGGGCATGTGCTGGTCGACCGTGGCCTGGTGATCGACGATATCTACCAGATTCGTGCGCAGGTCTCCCTGTGGATCGCCGACCCTGATGTGCAAGTGGTGCTGATGACCGGCGGCACCGGCTTCACCGCCCGTGACAACACGCCCCAAGCGGTGCTGCCGCTGCTGGACAAACACGTGGAGGGCTTCGGCGAATTGTTCCGCCAGGTGTCCCTGGTCGAAATCGGCACCTCCACCTTGCAATCCCGTGCGTTGGCCGGCATCAGCAACGGCGTGCTGGTGTGCTGCATGCCGGGTTCGCCGGGCGCGTGCCGTACCGCCTGGGATCAGATCCTCGCGGGCCAGTTGGACAGCCGTACCGGCCCGTGCAACTTCGTGCCGCACCTCAAGCCCCAGCCCGAGCAGATCCTGCAAGCCTGCGAGTCGCGTTCGTGA
- the glp gene encoding gephyrin-like molybdotransferase Glp — MSVSVCDSGHLMPVDEAIATLLAQAPPPPGTQVIDLEHALGRVVAEELFSPLDLPGFDNSAMDGYALRAEDVPAEGGYLMLAGRIAAGQHSTAKVQAGQAVRIFTGAPVPAGADTVVPQERCRLYGQRIWCPPVRLGEHVRKQGEELRRGQTLVAVGKRLRAQDIGLLASAGIPRLKVYRPLRVCLLSSGNELREPGEALVPGQIYNSNRYALAALLRGWGVDVLDYGVMADELAASRDALALASSECDVLLTSAGVSVGEEDHLKQAIEELGRVDFWRLAIQPGKPLAFGEVAGKPWLGLPGNPSAALITALVVVRPFLLRAQGVARVLPVPIQVPADFEWLQPNKRRQYLRARLSPGEDGQLRAVLHPQQSSAMLTAACWADGLVIIEREHQVPRDAPVPFLSFAEFL; from the coding sequence GTGAGCGTCTCGGTGTGCGACAGCGGCCACCTGATGCCGGTGGACGAGGCCATCGCCACGCTGCTGGCCCAGGCACCGCCGCCGCCGGGCACGCAGGTAATCGACCTGGAGCACGCGCTGGGGCGGGTGGTCGCCGAGGAACTGTTCTCGCCCCTGGACCTGCCGGGGTTCGACAACAGCGCCATGGATGGCTACGCCCTGCGCGCCGAGGACGTACCGGCAGAGGGGGGCTACCTGATGCTCGCCGGGCGCATTGCCGCTGGCCAGCACAGCACGGCGAAGGTGCAGGCCGGGCAGGCGGTGCGCATCTTTACCGGTGCGCCGGTACCGGCCGGTGCCGACACGGTGGTGCCCCAGGAACGCTGCCGCCTTTACGGCCAGCGTATTTGGTGCCCACCGGTGCGCCTGGGTGAGCATGTGCGCAAGCAGGGCGAAGAGTTGCGACGCGGCCAGACCCTGGTCGCCGTGGGCAAGCGCCTGCGTGCCCAGGACATCGGCTTGCTCGCATCGGCCGGCATCCCGCGCCTGAAAGTCTACCGCCCGCTGCGGGTGTGCCTGCTCAGCAGCGGCAATGAACTGCGCGAGCCGGGTGAGGCACTGGTGCCTGGGCAGATCTACAACAGCAACCGATATGCCCTGGCCGCGTTGCTGCGCGGCTGGGGCGTGGACGTGCTCGACTATGGCGTGATGGCCGACGAACTGGCCGCCAGCCGCGATGCACTGGCCCTGGCGTCCTCCGAATGCGACGTGCTGTTGACGTCTGCCGGTGTGTCGGTGGGGGAGGAGGACCACCTCAAGCAGGCCATCGAAGAACTCGGCCGCGTGGACTTCTGGCGCCTGGCGATCCAGCCCGGCAAGCCCCTGGCGTTTGGCGAGGTGGCGGGCAAGCCATGGCTGGGTTTGCCCGGCAACCCGTCGGCGGCGTTGATCACCGCGTTGGTGGTGGTGCGTCCGTTCCTGTTGCGCGCCCAAGGTGTGGCGCGGGTGCTGCCGGTACCGATCCAGGTGCCGGCCGATTTTGAATGGCTCCAGCCCAACAAGCGCCGCCAATACCTGCGCGCGCGCCTGAGCCCCGGCGAGGATGGGCAATTGCGCGCGGTGCTGCACCCCCAGCAAAGCTCGGCGATGCTCACCGCCGCCTGTTGGGCCGATGGCCTGGTGATCATCGAGCGCGAGCATCAGGTGCCCAGGGATGCACCGGTGCCATTTCTGTCTTTCGCTGAATTTTTGTGA
- the ubiU gene encoding ubiquinone anaerobic biosynthesis protein UbiU codes for MQLVCPAGNLPALKAAVRQGADAVYVGFRDDTNARHFAGLNMDDKQFDGAVAFIRQHQRKLYVAVNTYPQPKIWARWQRAVDRAADHGVDALIAADPGVLDYASRHHPQMALHLSVQGSATHAAALKFYAERYGIRRAVLPRVLSLAQVKQVAASSPVPIEVFGFGSLCIMAEGRCHLSSYITGESPNLCGVCSPAKAVRWSEDADGLSARLSEVLIDRYTRDEPAGYPTLCKGRFLVGGKRFHALEEPTSLDTLDLVPELTAIGVEAVKIEGRQRSPAYVEQVTRVWRAALDAHRNAPASFVVKDQWRQVLAGLSEGSQTTLGAYHRAWQ; via the coding sequence ATGCAACTGGTCTGCCCCGCAGGCAACCTGCCTGCGCTCAAAGCCGCGGTGCGCCAAGGCGCCGATGCGGTGTATGTCGGTTTTCGCGATGACACCAATGCCCGGCACTTCGCCGGGCTGAACATGGACGACAAACAATTCGACGGTGCCGTCGCCTTTATTCGCCAGCACCAGCGCAAGCTGTACGTGGCGGTCAATACGTACCCACAACCGAAGATCTGGGCGCGTTGGCAGCGCGCTGTCGACCGCGCGGCAGACCACGGCGTGGATGCGCTGATCGCCGCCGACCCCGGGGTACTCGACTACGCCAGCCGGCACCATCCGCAGATGGCCTTGCACCTGTCGGTACAGGGCTCGGCCACCCATGCGGCGGCGCTGAAATTCTATGCCGAACGCTACGGCATTCGTCGCGCGGTGTTGCCCCGCGTGCTGTCCCTGGCCCAGGTCAAGCAAGTGGCCGCGAGCAGCCCGGTGCCGATCGAAGTGTTCGGTTTCGGCAGCCTGTGCATCATGGCCGAGGGGCGTTGCCACCTGTCTTCCTACATCACCGGCGAGTCGCCCAACCTCTGCGGCGTGTGTTCGCCGGCCAAGGCCGTGCGCTGGAGCGAGGACGCCGACGGCTTGAGTGCGCGCCTGAGCGAAGTGCTGATCGACCGCTACACCCGGGACGAACCCGCCGGCTACCCGACCCTGTGCAAGGGCCGCTTCCTGGTGGGCGGCAAGCGCTTCCATGCCCTCGAAGAACCCACCAGCCTCGACACCCTAGACCTGGTACCGGAGCTCACCGCCATCGGCGTCGAAGCGGTCAAGATCGAAGGCCGGCAACGCAGCCCGGCCTATGTGGAACAAGTCACCCGGGTCTGGCGCGCCGCGCTGGACGCCCACCGCAATGCGCCTGCCAGTTTTGTGGTCAAGGACCAGTGGCGCCAGGTGCTGGCCGGGTTATCCGAAGGCAGCCAGACCACGCTCGGCGCCTACCATCGTGCGTGGCAGTGA
- a CDS encoding U32 family peptidase: MKLSLGPVLFYWDKEHLGRFYSDMAGLPLDVIYLGETVCAKRRAFSLDHWLGLGRELQTYSSAQIVLSSLTLIEAASELSSLRRLCDNGELLVEANDMGAVQMLIERKLPFVGGPALNLYNGHALVQLLDAGMQRWVPPVECSQGLIADVLEQVRELGRPLPEVEIFAYGHLPLAYSARCFTARAENRPKDDCQFCCINYPDGMALTSQEGQALFTLNGIQTMSADVTNLLADYPGLVSSGADLLRLSPRAEGMVEVVRAFDQVRQGATPPLYVDGCNGYWHGQAGMLRVEEVGLC, encoded by the coding sequence ATGAAACTCAGCCTGGGACCGGTGCTGTTTTATTGGGATAAGGAACACCTGGGGCGCTTCTATTCAGACATGGCCGGCTTGCCCCTGGACGTGATTTACCTGGGCGAAACCGTGTGCGCCAAACGCCGCGCGTTCTCCCTGGACCATTGGTTGGGCCTGGGCCGGGAACTGCAAACGTACAGCTCGGCGCAGATCGTGTTATCGAGCCTGACCTTGATCGAAGCCGCCTCCGAACTGTCGAGCCTGCGCCGCCTGTGCGACAACGGCGAACTGTTGGTGGAAGCCAACGACATGGGGGCGGTGCAGATGTTGATCGAGCGCAAATTGCCCTTTGTCGGCGGCCCGGCGCTCAACCTCTACAACGGCCACGCCCTGGTGCAACTGCTCGATGCGGGCATGCAACGCTGGGTGCCGCCGGTGGAATGCTCCCAGGGCTTGATCGCCGATGTGCTGGAGCAGGTACGCGAATTGGGCCGGCCGTTGCCCGAAGTGGAAATCTTCGCCTACGGCCACTTGCCCCTGGCGTATTCGGCGCGCTGCTTCACCGCCCGTGCCGAAAACCGGCCCAAGGATGACTGCCAGTTCTGCTGCATCAACTACCCCGACGGCATGGCGCTGACCAGCCAGGAAGGGCAGGCGCTGTTCACCTTGAACGGTATCCAGACCATGTCGGCCGACGTGACCAACCTGCTGGCCGATTACCCCGGCCTGGTGTCCAGTGGTGCCGATCTGTTGCGCCTGAGCCCGCGAGCCGAGGGCATGGTCGAGGTGGTGCGAGCCTTCGACCAGGTGCGCCAGGGCGCTACGCCGCCGCTGTATGTCGATGGTTGCAACGGCTACTGGCACGGCCAGGCGGGCATGTTGCGGGTTGAGGAGGTGGGGCTGTGCTGA
- the ubiT gene encoding ubiquinone anaerobic biosynthesis accessory factor UbiT, protein MLSRKQWLLKGADQLFPLIRRVPFGVQRLVLQQALNRCLAEPLRDGGFDLLRGRWMCLRIPDLGLCWYLTLGRDGLRIAQKAEAQVSISGNWREFLLLASRQEDPDTLFFRRRLVIEGDTELGLGLKNLIDSLDPDVLPPWLWRNLERAGRGVVV, encoded by the coding sequence GTGCTGAGTCGTAAACAATGGCTGCTCAAAGGCGCCGACCAATTGTTTCCATTGATCCGTCGCGTACCGTTTGGCGTGCAGCGCCTGGTCTTGCAGCAAGCCCTTAACCGCTGCCTGGCCGAGCCTTTGCGCGACGGTGGGTTTGACCTGCTGCGCGGACGCTGGATGTGTCTGCGTATACCTGACCTGGGGTTGTGCTGGTACCTGACCTTGGGGCGCGATGGATTGCGTATTGCGCAAAAGGCCGAGGCGCAGGTGAGCATCAGCGGTAACTGGCGCGAGTTCTTGTTGCTCGCCAGCCGGCAGGAAGATCCGGATACGTTGTTTTTTCGGCGCAGGTTGGTGATTGAGGGGGATACGGAGTTGGGGTTGGGGTTGAAGAATTTGATCGACAGCCTGGATCCGGATGTGTTGCCGCCTTGGTTGTGGCGGAATCTTGAGCGGGCGGGGCGGGGGGTTGTGGTTTGA
- a CDS encoding beta-glucosidase, giving the protein MNKRKMIGAQSAFALLALAVSQVHAATSPALDEGRVSRAEKAADKTLAKMTMEEKLAYIGGTGGWDVKPLTQYGIPQIHGADGGVGVRYTSEGNAQGVVYPSGPNLAASWNPRRAIDLGRALGYDTASGGYQFVTGPGVNLYRMPYSGRAFEYLSGEDPFLGASLGPAVINGIQSRGVWANAKHFAANDQESNRFHLNEIISERVLREMTLPPFESASKNSKVAMMMCAFQQVNGEFACQNKHLMRDILKTEWGYPGFVQSDYNAVVKGLPAAQAGTDLDMMGYQMNSTILKPYLDSGELSSATIDDKVRRILKQIYLYKFDSKAPLTSHNMNSATSNRVALNAAREGIVLLKNQHSLLPLDAKKVKRIAVVGTLAKYAPPTGFGSANVMAANYISELSGLQQLAPGAKVEFIDGLSLDPATSTWTHTDSHGNRVKGLKTEFFSNTNWSGDPAASRTDAHVDLDWSTDSLPVNGDTAATSIRYSGQITPTVSGEQVFKVRADGAVRLYVNGQKVLDNGDGKPLPNNSIPPTIPVFAKVNLEAGKPVDIKLEYSRRNGYLSTMGGLVGVQMSWASLVAPQDLAQYDAVLVAAGNSNEYEGEGFDHSFDLPEYQNLLIQSIAKVNPNTVVTLHGGTGLKMSDWIDQVPAALHAFYPGQNGGQALAEILLGKVNPSAKLPISIERNIEDNPIYATFPKFDNQETLAEMSYKDDLFLGYRGYEKKGIKPLYPFGYGLSYTTFGYSNISVTPGVAVAGAPIKVSFDLANTGKVAGAEVAELYVGQNNPKVERAIKELKGYKKVFLKPGESKRVTIELNDRSLAYYDVASKQWVVDADSFNLSVGASSQDIRLNAKLVNPFRQDLSTTTSNPLPRSALNSTLRESTVKTGGVLHQNEGDSGTSDGDGYDMSDDSSQGSATGN; this is encoded by the coding sequence ATGAATAAACGCAAAATGATCGGTGCACAGTCGGCATTCGCCCTGCTGGCACTGGCCGTGTCCCAGGTGCATGCAGCCACCAGCCCCGCCCTGGATGAAGGCCGGGTAAGCCGCGCGGAAAAAGCCGCGGACAAGACCCTGGCGAAGATGACGATGGAAGAAAAACTCGCCTACATCGGCGGCACCGGAGGCTGGGACGTCAAGCCACTGACCCAGTACGGCATCCCGCAGATTCACGGCGCCGATGGCGGCGTGGGCGTGCGCTACACCAGCGAAGGCAACGCGCAGGGCGTGGTCTACCCGTCGGGGCCGAACCTGGCCGCCAGCTGGAACCCACGTCGCGCCATCGACCTGGGCCGTGCCCTGGGCTATGACACCGCCAGTGGCGGCTATCAGTTCGTCACCGGCCCAGGCGTGAACCTCTACCGCATGCCGTACAGCGGCCGGGCGTTCGAGTACTTGTCCGGTGAAGATCCGTTCCTGGGCGCCAGCCTGGGGCCGGCGGTGATCAACGGCATTCAGTCGCGTGGTGTGTGGGCCAACGCCAAGCATTTCGCCGCCAACGACCAGGAAAGCAACCGCTTCCACCTCAATGAAATCATCAGCGAGCGCGTGCTGCGCGAGATGACCCTGCCGCCGTTCGAGTCCGCCTCGAAGAACAGCAAGGTCGCGATGATGATGTGCGCCTTCCAGCAGGTGAACGGCGAGTTCGCCTGCCAGAACAAGCACCTGATGCGTGACATCCTCAAGACCGAATGGGGCTACCCGGGGTTCGTGCAGAGCGACTACAACGCAGTGGTCAAGGGCTTGCCGGCGGCACAGGCGGGTACCGACCTGGACATGATGGGCTACCAGATGAACAGCACCATCCTCAAGCCGTACCTGGACAGCGGCGAGCTGAGCAGCGCGACCATCGATGACAAGGTGCGCCGCATCCTCAAGCAGATCTACCTGTACAAGTTCGACAGCAAGGCGCCGCTGACCAGCCACAACATGAACAGCGCCACCAGCAACCGCGTGGCCCTGAACGCTGCCCGCGAAGGCATCGTGCTGCTGAAAAACCAGCACAGCCTGCTGCCGCTGGACGCCAAAAAGGTCAAGCGCATCGCCGTGGTCGGCACCCTGGCCAAGTACGCGCCACCTACCGGTTTTGGCAGCGCCAACGTCATGGCCGCCAACTACATCAGTGAGCTGAGCGGCTTGCAGCAACTGGCGCCGGGCGCCAAGGTCGAGTTCATCGACGGGCTGTCCCTGGACCCCGCCACCTCGACCTGGACCCATACCGACAGCCATGGCAACCGCGTCAAAGGCTTGAAGACCGAGTTCTTCAGCAACACCAACTGGTCCGGCGACCCGGCCGCCAGCCGCACCGACGCCCATGTCGACCTGGACTGGTCCACCGACAGCCTCCCAGTGAACGGCGATACCGCCGCCACCTCGATTCGCTACAGCGGCCAGATCACCCCGACGGTCAGCGGCGAGCAGGTGTTCAAGGTGCGTGCCGACGGCGCCGTGCGCCTCTACGTCAACGGCCAGAAAGTCCTCGACAACGGCGACGGCAAACCGCTGCCGAACAACAGTATTCCGCCGACCATTCCGGTGTTTGCCAAGGTCAACCTGGAAGCCGGCAAACCGGTCGACATCAAGCTGGAATATTCACGCCGCAACGGCTACCTGTCGACCATGGGCGGCCTGGTGGGCGTGCAGATGAGCTGGGCCTCGCTGGTGGCACCGCAGGACCTGGCCCAGTACGACGCGGTATTGGTCGCGGCCGGTAACAGCAATGAATACGAAGGCGAAGGCTTCGACCACAGTTTCGACCTGCCCGAGTACCAGAACCTGCTGATCCAGAGCATCGCCAAGGTCAACCCGAATACCGTGGTCACCCTGCACGGCGGTACCGGCTTGAAGATGAGCGACTGGATCGACCAGGTACCGGCCGCGCTGCATGCGTTCTACCCTGGGCAGAACGGCGGCCAGGCGTTGGCGGAGATCCTGCTGGGCAAGGTCAACCCGTCGGCCAAGCTGCCGATCAGCATCGAGCGCAACATCGAAGACAACCCGATCTACGCGACCTTCCCCAAGTTCGACAACCAGGAAACCCTGGCCGAGATGAGCTACAAGGACGACCTGTTCCTGGGCTATCGCGGCTACGAGAAAAAGGGCATCAAGCCGCTCTACCCGTTCGGCTACGGCTTGTCGTACACCACCTTCGGCTACAGCAACATCAGCGTGACCCCTGGGGTGGCGGTGGCCGGTGCGCCGATCAAGGTGTCGTTCGACCTGGCCAACACCGGCAAGGTCGCGGGCGCCGAAGTGGCCGAGTTGTACGTGGGCCAGAACAACCCGAAAGTCGAACGCGCGATCAAGGAACTCAAGGGCTACAAGAAAGTGTTCTTGAAGCCGGGCGAGAGCAAGCGCGTGACCATCGAGCTCAACGATCGCTCGCTGGCCTACTACGACGTGGCGAGCAAGCAATGGGTCGTGGATGCCGACAGCTTCAACCTGTCGGTGGGCGCGTCGTCCCAGGACATTCGCCTGAACGCCAAGCTGGTCAACCCGTTCCGCCAGGACCTGTCGACCACCACCAGCAACCCACTGCCGCGCTCGGCGCTCAACTCGACGCTGCGTGAATCGACGGTGAAGACCGGCGGTGTGCTGCATCAAAATGAAGGTGATAGCGGCACCAGCGACGGTGATGGCTATGACATGAGCGATGACAGCAGCCAGGGCAGTGCCACCGGTAACTGA
- the gspE gene encoding type II secretion system ATPase GspE: MPSSSTPIDACQLHIPHTEQVCAWLMQHAGLKTVDLERARRLSQEGGDAELLGLLTRLGLVSEVELARAWADLLGAPLLLADAAPPLLDPLPVLTERFMHHYQVVPVGWSQGGLRVLAANPSLVYPFQAIAYACGVPVWLAVGPRNEVETLIERYYGQGRSAMGTLIENLDEQGSALEDIEHLKDMASEAPVIRLVNLILQRAVEHRASDIHIEPFENQLKVRYRIDGVLHEAEAPPSSSSAAVISRVKIMARLDIAERRLPQDGRIMLRIQGKELDLRVSTVPTSFGESVVMRLLDRQTVQFDFQSLGFDGQRLETFLEVLERPHGILLVTGPTGSGKTTTLYTALSRLNTAERKIITVEDPVEYQLEGINQIQVKPAIGLDFAGALRSIVRQDPDVIMIGEIRDLETCRIAIQSSLTGHLVLSTLHTNSAAASITRLLDMGVESYLIASTVNGILAQRLVRRLDPATREAFEAPAELIAEHGLDRFTEQRPILLYRPRADAPGGGYHGRSAITELLVMNDELRSLLMRQADAATLEQAARRGGLRTLHEEGLRQAVAGVTSLEEVLRVTRGEGA, from the coding sequence ATGCCCAGTTCCTCAACGCCCATCGATGCCTGCCAACTGCACATCCCGCACACCGAACAGGTCTGCGCGTGGCTGATGCAACACGCTGGGTTGAAAACCGTTGACCTGGAGCGCGCCCGGCGCCTGTCCCAGGAGGGCGGCGATGCCGAGTTGCTCGGCCTGCTCACACGTTTAGGGCTGGTCTCGGAAGTGGAACTGGCCCGTGCCTGGGCGGACCTGCTCGGCGCACCGCTGCTGCTGGCCGATGCGGCGCCGCCGCTGCTTGATCCGTTGCCGGTATTGACCGAACGCTTCATGCACCACTACCAGGTGGTGCCCGTGGGCTGGAGCCAGGGCGGCCTGCGGGTACTGGCGGCCAACCCGTCGCTGGTCTACCCGTTCCAGGCCATCGCCTATGCCTGCGGCGTACCCGTGTGGCTGGCCGTGGGCCCGCGCAACGAAGTCGAAACCCTGATCGAGCGCTACTACGGCCAGGGCCGTTCGGCCATGGGCACCCTGATCGAAAACCTCGACGAGCAGGGCAGTGCCCTGGAAGACATCGAACACCTCAAGGACATGGCCTCCGAAGCGCCGGTGATTCGCCTGGTCAACCTGATCCTGCAGCGCGCGGTGGAACATCGTGCCTCGGATATTCATATCGAACCCTTCGAAAACCAGCTCAAGGTGCGCTACCGCATCGACGGCGTGCTGCACGAAGCCGAAGCCCCGCCGTCCAGTTCTTCGGCGGCGGTGATTTCGCGGGTGAAGATCATGGCGCGCCTGGACATCGCCGAGCGGCGCCTGCCCCAGGACGGGCGCATCATGCTGCGCATCCAGGGCAAGGAGCTGGACTTGCGGGTGTCCACGGTGCCCACCAGTTTTGGCGAATCGGTGGTCATGCGTTTGCTCGACCGCCAGACCGTGCAATTCGATTTCCAGAGCCTGGGCTTTGATGGCCAGCGCCTGGAAACCTTCCTCGAAGTGCTCGAGCGGCCCCACGGCATCCTGCTGGTCACCGGGCCCACCGGCTCGGGCAAGACCACCACCCTGTACACCGCGCTGTCGCGGCTCAATACCGCCGAGCGCAAGATCATCACCGTCGAAGACCCGGTGGAATACCAGCTTGAAGGCATCAACCAGATCCAGGTCAAGCCGGCCATCGGCCTGGACTTCGCCGGTGCGCTGCGCTCCATCGTGCGCCAGGACCCGGACGTGATCATGATCGGCGAAATCCGCGACCTGGAAACCTGCCGCATCGCCATCCAGTCGTCCCTCACCGGCCACCTGGTGCTATCGACCCTGCACACCAACAGCGCGGCCGCGAGTATCACGCGCTTGCTCGACATGGGCGTCGAAAGCTACCTGATTGCCTCGACCGTCAACGGCATCCTCGCCCAGCGCCTGGTGCGACGCCTGGACCCGGCCACCCGCGAAGCCTTCGAAGCCCCTGCGGAATTGATCGCCGAGCACGGCCTGGATCGGTTTACCGAGCAGCGCCCGATCCTGCTCTATCGCCCCCGCGCCGATGCGCCGGGCGGTGGCTACCACGGCCGCAGTGCGATCACCGAACTGCTGGTGATGAACGACGAACTGCGCAGCCTGCTGATGCGCCAGGCCGACGCCGCCACCCTCGAACAGGCCGCCCGCCGTGGCGGCCTGCGCACCTTGCATGAAGAAGGCCTGCGCCAGGCCGTGGCGGGTGTCACCTCCCTTGAAGAAGTGCTGCGCGTCACCCGTGGAGAGGGCGCATGA